In Methanothermus fervidus DSM 2088, a single genomic region encodes these proteins:
- a CDS encoding protein of unknown function DUF35 (COGs: COG1545 nucleic-acid-binding protein containing a Zn-ribbon~InterPro IPR002878~KEGG: mth:MTH1398 hypothetical protein~PFAM: protein of unknown function DUF35~SPTR: O27449 Uncharacterized protein MTH_1398~PFAM: Rubredoxin-like zinc ribbon domain (DUF35_N); DUF35 OB-fold domain) — MSEITRTWRHIPQRYNLIGSKCKNCGSVFFPKRIICPNCRRKGKIEDFKFSGHGKIYTYSVVHAAPEEFKENSPYIVAIVELDEGAKVTAQIVDCKPEDIKIGDEVEMVFRKIREEGEDGVITYGFKFRPKK; from the coding sequence GTGAGTGAAATTACTAGAACATGGCGTCATATCCCACAAAGGTATAATCTAATTGGTTCAAAATGTAAAAATTGCGGATCTGTTTTTTTCCCAAAACGCATAATATGTCCAAACTGCAGAAGAAAAGGAAAAATAGAGGATTTTAAATTTAGTGGACATGGAAAAATATATACTTATTCTGTTGTACATGCTGCACCTGAAGAATTTAAAGAAAACAGCCCATATATTGTTGCTATTGTGGAATTAGATGAAGGTGCCAAAGTTACAGCACAAATAGTTGATTGCAAGCCAGAAGACATAAAAATTGGAGACGAAGTAGAAATGGTCTTTAGAAAAATTAGAGAAGAAGGAGAAGATGGGGTGATTACATATGGCTTCAAATTTAGACCAAAAAAATGA
- a CDS encoding cobalamin (vitamin B12) biosynthesis CbiX protein (COGs: COG2138 conserved hypothetical protein~InterPro IPR002762~KEGG: mth:MTH1397 sirohydrochlorin cobaltochelatase~PFAM: cobalamin (vitamin B12) biosynthesis CbiX protein~SPTR: O27448 Sirohydrochlorin cobaltochelatase~PFAM: CbiX), giving the protein MASNLDQKNDIAVLLVGHGSRLPYSKEVIMKLAEMYKERTDHLVDVAFMELAKPSIPETVNKLAKKGVRKIIVIPVFLAHGVHTKHDIPHILGLKDDHEHSHGHQHEHETVDFDGEIIYTEPLGADPRIVEIIEERVEDAIKQQNS; this is encoded by the coding sequence ATGGCTTCAAATTTAGACCAAAAAAATGATATAGCGGTTTTGCTTGTAGGCCATGGTAGTAGATTGCCGTATAGTAAGGAAGTAATAATGAAATTAGCTGAAATGTATAAAGAAAGGACGGACCATCTAGTTGATGTTGCATTTATGGAATTGGCAAAACCATCGATACCTGAAACTGTAAATAAGCTTGCTAAAAAAGGTGTAAGAAAAATAATAGTTATACCTGTTTTTTTAGCGCATGGTGTTCATACTAAACATGATATTCCTCATATTCTTGGGCTAAAAGATGACCATGAACACAGTCATGGGCATCAACATGAACATGAAACTGTAGATTTTGATGGAGAAATCATATATACGGAACCTCTTGGTGCAGACCCAAGGATAGTTGAAATTATTGAAGAAAGAGTGGAAGACGCAATTAAACAACAAAATTCATAA
- a CDS encoding tRNA (adenine-N(1)-)-methyltransferase (COGs: COG2519 tRNA(1-methyladenosine) methyltransferase and related methyltransferase~InterPro IPR014816~KEGG: mth:MTH1414 protein-L-isoaspartate methyltransferase-like protein~PFAM: tRNA methyltransferase complex GCD14 subunit~PRIAM: tRNA (adenine-N(1)-)-methyltransferase~SPTR: O27465 Protein-L-isoaspartate methyltransferase homolog~PFAM: tRNA methyltransferase complex GCD14 subunit): protein MLTLIDERNKKYVVDGKKDFHTDLGVIKAEDIQNSKPGSIIKTHLGHEMKVIKANVNDYIDVMERRCTIILPKDIGIVITYTGIGCGDKVVEAGTGAGATTLRFSRVLGNEGKIYTYEKRKEFYEIAKRNIEKFGVKNVVMRYRDIRDGIIESDVDLVFLDMPDPWNVVEHAYEALKYGGWFVSYSPYVEQMKKTRKKCEEFNFSEIFTYECLLREMEIKNDAVRPKTRMIGHTAYITFARKVP, encoded by the coding sequence ATGCTAACACTTATTGATGAAAGAAATAAAAAATATGTGGTAGATGGTAAAAAAGATTTTCATACTGATTTGGGAGTTATTAAGGCTGAAGATATCCAAAATTCAAAACCAGGAAGTATCATCAAAACACATTTAGGCCATGAAATGAAAGTCATTAAAGCCAATGTAAATGATTATATAGATGTAATGGAAAGAAGATGTACAATAATTTTACCAAAAGATATTGGAATTGTAATAACTTATACAGGTATTGGATGTGGCGATAAAGTTGTAGAGGCGGGTACTGGAGCAGGAGCAACTACTTTACGTTTTTCTAGAGTGCTTGGAAATGAGGGAAAAATATACACCTATGAAAAACGTAAGGAATTTTATGAAATCGCTAAAAGAAACATAGAAAAATTTGGTGTGAAGAACGTAGTTATGAGATATAGAGATATAAGGGATGGAATTATTGAAAGTGATGTAGATTTAGTTTTTTTAGACATGCCAGATCCATGGAACGTTGTTGAACATGCATATGAGGCTTTAAAATATGGTGGATGGTTTGTTTCATACAGTCCTTATGTTGAACAAATGAAAAAAACAAGAAAAAAATGTGAAGAATTTAACTTTAGTGAAATTTTCACTTATGAATGCTTGTTAAGGGAAATGGAAATTAAAAATGATGCTGTGAGGCCCAAAACACGTATGATAGGACATACAGCATATATAACATTTGCAAGAAAAGTACCATAA